In Neomonachus schauinslandi chromosome 6, ASM220157v2, whole genome shotgun sequence, a genomic segment contains:
- the PNLIPRP1 gene encoding inactive pancreatic lipase-related protein 1, with amino-acid sequence MVSIWTIAIFLLGAVEAKEVCYEQIGCFSDSEPWAGTAIRPLKVLPWSPEKIGTRFLLYTNKNPNNFQTLLPSDPSTIEVSNFQTDKKTRFIIHGFIDKGEENWLLDMCQNMFKVEEVNCICVDWKKGSQTTYTQAANNVRVVGAQVAQLLSMLSENYSYSPSQVHLIGHSLGAHVAGEAGNRTPGLGRITGLDPVEASFQGTPEEVRLDPTDADFVDVIHTDAAPLIPFLGFGTSQLLGHLDFFPNGGEEMPGCAKNPLSQIVDLDGIWEGTRDFVACNHLRSYKYYSESILNPAGFASYPCANYRAFESNKCFPCPDQGCPQMGHYADKFASKTSGEPQKFFLNTGDSSNFARWRYGVSLTLSGRTATGQVKVALFGSKGNTHQFDVFRGILKPGSTHSNEFDAKLDVGTIEKVKFLWNNNVVNPTFPKVGAAKITVQKGDEKTVYSFCSESSVKEDVLLTLMPC; translated from the exons ATGGTGAGCATCTGGACAATCGCGATTTTTCTGCTGGGAGCAGTCGAAG CAAAGGAAGTTTGCTATGAACAAATCGGGTGCTTTTCTGACTCGGAGCCCTGGGCGGGGACTGCAATCAGGCCCCTGAAAGTTCTCCCCTGGAGCCCCGAGAAAATCGGCACCCGCTTCCTGCTCTACACCAACAAGAACCCAAACAACTTTCAA ACTCTCCTTCCCTCTGACCCATCGACGATTGAGGTGTCAAATTTTCAAACAGACAAGAAGACCCGGTTCATCATCCATGGCTTCATAGACAAGGGAGAAGAGAACTGGCTGCTGGACATGTGCCAG AACATGTTCAAAGTCGAGGAGGTGAACTGCATCTGCGTGGACTGGAAGAAAGGTTCCCAAACCACGTACACACAGGCCGCCAACAACGTGCGGGTGGTGGGCGCGCAGGTGGCCCAGTTGCTCAGCATGCTCTCG GAAAACTATAGCTACTCACCTTCCCAAGTCCACCTCATCGGCCACAGCCTGGGAGCCCACGTGGCTGGAGAGGCAGGGAACAGGACTCCAGGCCTGGGCAGGATTACAG GGTTGGATCCTGTAGAAGCAAGTTTTCAGGGTACACCTGAAGAGGTTCGACTCGATCCCACTGATGCTGACTTTGTTGATGTGATTCATACAGATGCAGCTCCCCTCATCCCATTCCTGG GTTTTGGAACAAGCCAACTGTTGGGTCACCTTGACTTCTTCCCCAATGGAGGAGAGGAAATGCCAGGATGCGCGAAGAACCCCCTGTCCCAGATCGTGGACCTAGATGGCATTTGGGAAG gAACTCGGGACTTTGTGGCTTGCAATCACCTGAGAAGTTACAAGTATTACTCAGAGAGCATCCTCAACCCTGCTGGGTTTGCTTCATACCCCTGCGCTAACTACAGGGCCTTTGAGTCT aACAAGTGCTTCCCCTGCCCAGATCAAGGGTGCCCCCAGATGGGCCACTATGCTGATAAATTTGCCAGCAAGACAAGTGGCGAGCCGCAGAAATTCTTCCTGAACACAGGAGACTCCAGCAATTTTGCTC GCTGGAGATACGGGGTTTCCCTAACACTGTCTGGAAGAACAGCCACTGGTCAGGTCAAAGTTGCTTTGTTTGGAAGTAAGGGAAATACTCATCAATTTGATGTCTTCAG GGGGATTCTCAAACCAGGCTCTACCCATTCCAATGAATTTGATGCAAAGCTTGATGTTGGAACAATTGAAAAAGTCAAGTTCCTCTGGAATAACAACGTGGTAAACCCAACCTTCCCCAAAGTGGGCGCAGCCAAGATCACCGTGCAAAAGGGAGATGAGAAAACAGT GTACAGCTTTTGCAGCGAAAGCTCCGTGAAGGAGGACGTTCTGCTCACCCTCATGCCCTGTTAA